The genomic DNA AGTAGTGCTTGCCCACTACGCCCGGGTTGGCCTTCTGAACCGCCGCGCACGCGGCGGAGACCGGGCCGGCGTTGGCGTTTCCGCTGGTGCCGCTGCCGGCAGAGCACCCAGCGAGCAGCAGGCCGAGGGCCGCAACCGCGCCACAGGTCCGCACGGATAAAGAGAAGCGAAATAATTTGCGCACGGCGCATTCCTCTCGGAGGAAACAGAAAGGAGTCGCGGTAGAGCTTGACTAGATCAGGGGATAGTTCTGGGTTGTTAGCTCCGCGACTTCCTGAAGATGTTTGAGCATGGCATCACCGGCGGCGTCTTTGTCTCCTGCCGCGACCGCATCGAGAATCTCGCGATGACCTCGATAGGAAACCTCACGCGAGTGTCTTGTCGCGTGAGAAAGCTCGCGAATGGCCCGAGTCCACGAGCTGGCCAAGGTGTTCAATGAAGCAAGCAACGGATTTTGCGAGGCTTGCGCCAGCAACAGGTGAAATTCCAGATCCAGTTTCACCGAACCCGCGGCGTTCAATCCCTCGACTGTGTGTAGGAGCACACCGTCGAGGGCGATGAGGTTCGCGTCGGTCGCCCGGCAGGCAGCCAGCCGCGCGATCTGCGGCTCGATCGTCTCGCGCAGTTCCGCGACATCACGCAGCTTGCGGTCCTCGCCGGAGATGTGTTCATAGAGGTCGCGCACGTACTCTGGTGGTGGCAGCACGATGGTTCCGCGACCCGGTCGCCGTTCGATAAGTGTCTTCGCCTCCAACTCGTGCATCGCCTCGCGCAGCGACGCCCGCGACACCTGCAAGTCCGCGGCGAGATCGCGCTCCGCGGGCAACCTGTCTCCCGGATTCAGCTCACCGATGGTGATCAGGCGTTCCAGATGCGCCACGATCTGCACGCTCACACTGCGCGCCCGCGGGCCGAGCGGGCTGA from Mycobacteriales bacterium includes the following:
- a CDS encoding FadR/GntR family transcriptional regulator gives rise to the protein SPLGPRARSVSVQIVAHLERLITIGELNPGDRLPAERDLAADLQVSRASLREAMHELEAKTLIERRPGRGTIVLPPPEYVRDLYEHISGEDRKLRDVAELRETIEPQIARLAACRATDANLIALDGVLLHTVEGLNAAGSVKLDLEFHLLLAQASQNPLLASLNTLASSWTRAIRELSHATRHSREVSYRGHREILDAVAAGDKDAAGDAMLKHLQEVAELTTQNYPLI